CGTCGACGTACGTGTTGTAAGCGATAATAAATCAGATATCAAAGTGCGCCTTGATTTGTGAAAAATTTTCCGCGATGGTTGGTTTTGTGCGAAAGTCTCAGCAAACTGTGGACGGAGTGCAATGCAGTTATGAGTCGACCGAAATTAACAGGTAGTATATTTGGCTTTTTTAAACggttttttgtatcaaaaCGAGCATCTCACACAAATATTTCGCATTTTCAGGTAAACTTCGCGTTCGTTTTGACATTTCATtgacattgttttttttttgacatttgacagttggtgTAATTGTTGCCAGGTTTTCAACAAAACCTCTCCTTtagtttttcatacaaaaccTCCTTTAGTTTTCGAATAAAACCTCGCCTTTAGTTTTTCATATAAAACCTCTTCTTTACTAGTTTTCTGACCTGGTGGATTCTTGATTTTTGTGGGAAAATTCTTGCTTGTAATCATCTTGTTCCACAGTCGTGCTGTCACCGTTTGACGttcacttttttttgggtcCAACCCAAGCAGAAGCAAAAGCAGAAGCAGGCTGCGCATTCTGATTCCAACGTTTCGTTGCGTTGAAAACATGAAAGCATAACCATCGTTGTTCGCAGCACACACGAAAGCGGTTGAATATTATCCTTTCACACCTGCTAATCAACCATTGGCCGCGGAGTCCAGTCTTCATAGGATCGTGCAagatattttgttttgtagaaTCAGACAAGTAAGTAATTGCCAGGTGGTCGTTCCTGTTCTTTCGTGTTCGCCCGAAAGTGGCCGTCAAAGTATCACGGAGCGTGGCGCTTCGTACTGGGGCAGGTGTGCTCGATGTTAATAAAATCATCAAGCACCACTAGTACCTGCCGTACGAACGTATGGCCACCAAGGACCGAGGTGTGCTGCCCCGTGCAGTTACGGTCACTTCCGGGTACGggcacgaaaaaaaacgctccTCCttgatattgatttttggtcTGATCGATTCGAATTGCTGACAATAACGTAATGTTTTCTTCTGTCTCCTTCCAGCAATGTTCCGTTAGTTCCCAGGAGCTCCCAGGTTGCATTTGGTTGCCTTAAACACACTTTGTAGAAAACTATCCCGTCCCTAGTCCCGGGGAAACAGAACTGCTTAGAAAAGACTGAATTAGGACTGAGCGTTTACTAAGTTTTTGGGGTGGTGACTGATGTAAGGGCAGGTCTCAAGAGGACTACGATAGCAGCACTCTACTACTACTTCCCCGGTGCCCCCGAAGGGTCATCTTCAGTGTTTCATCTCGCTATCGCAAGGCTTCAAAATAGACAGACTACAAATGCCCAGAGGTAAACGTCGTGTTGCCATAGACATGCGGCCCAACGAGGAAGACCAACAGTCCACCAAACGGCAACGAAATAGTTATCAAAGGTAATTGGTCAATCGTGATCCGGTGTCCCCGCGCCGTCCCCGTGCCTCAAATGCAGCGGCGAGCAGTTGATAACTCGAATGAACAGGAAATGTGCTCTTCCCACGAACACTTTCCCAGAAATGTCTTCCACGAACAGGCCCATCGTCACCATCGGCCATACGGTGTCATACGTTGGCTTTTGTGCCAGAAGTGAACAACAAGATTATTTTTAGCCCATGCCCCATGGCAGACAGGGGTTATCCtctcattttcactttccatttgtCACCGAGACACCGACAGTGCAGCAACAAACCCCATCGAAGACTACTCTGATCCCAGGATCAGAAGTTTTGGGGGCAATTTTCTTGTCTTATTCAGCCGCCCGCCGATAAAATAACTCTCGACCCTCAGTGCGCAAGTGTTGTTCATGATCTCAGTGAGCTAATGATCTTTGGGGGCCTGAAAGTGTTCGAAAGAAAGCTCGTgtgtgcgctgctgctgcgtgtgtatgtggaaACGGAAGCTTTGTGCAAGGCCAACTGTGTGTGATCAACTCAGCTGCGATGGGTGACGGAATGTAGAGTGGAGAAGCTGATAGCAATCCGGAATACGAACCACCTCGGAACAGCATCTAATTGACGGCCACCtatttttgccctttttctccttttcaCACTATCGGTGGCGCGTAGCTCACGACGGTACAGCAAATCGGACGATGCATTTACCCAAAAACGGTGTCTCACCTGGTTCCGGGAGTACACGACACCGGATGATCCCGACACTTTAGGTGAGTGTGGTTCAGGCGAGGTTCGGTGTTGTTCCGGATGTTAAGTAACGGATGTCTTGCGGAGACTACAAAAGCGCCGTACCTTGCACAATGAATCTAATTATAAGCGTAATGAAGAGATAACAACGTTTCGCCTTTGTGTCTTTTGTGACAGGTCCGGAAGGGATGGAAAAATTCTGTGAAGACATCGGTGTGGAACCGGAAAACGTGGccatgctggtgctggcgtaCAAGATGGGCGCCAAACAGATGGGATTCTTCACCCAGAGCGAGTGGGTCAAGGGGTTGACCGATCTACAGTGCGACACGGCGTCCAAAGTGCAATGCAAGCTGGACTTTCTCCGAGGTCTTCTGAACGATCCAAATAACTTCAAAATCATCT
This region of Anopheles cruzii unplaced genomic scaffold, idAnoCruzAS_RS32_06 scaffold00721_ctg1, whole genome shotgun sequence genomic DNA includes:
- the LOC128276192 gene encoding DCN1-like protein 4 isoform X1, which encodes MPRGKRRVAIDMRPNEEDQQSTKRQRNSYQSSRRYSKSDDAFTQKRCLTWFREYTTPDDPDTLGPEGMEKFCEDIGVEPENVAMLVLAYKMGAKQMGFFTQSEWVKGLTDLQCDTASKVQCKLDFLRGLLNDPNNFKIIYRYAYDFARDKDQRSMDIETARAMLQLLLGKHWPLYPQFAQFLEQSKYKVINKDQWCNILEFSRTISNDLTNYDVDGAWPVMLDEFVEWLRQLRAQPTIS
- the LOC128276192 gene encoding DCN1-like protein 4 isoform X2 — protein: MGDGISRRYSKSDDAFTQKRCLTWFREYTTPDDPDTLGPEGMEKFCEDIGVEPENVAMLVLAYKMGAKQMGFFTQSEWVKGLTDLQCDTASKVQCKLDFLRGLLNDPNNFKIIYRYAYDFARDKDQRSMDIETARAMLQLLLGKHWPLYPQFAQFLEQSKYKVINKDQWCNILEFSRTISNDLTNYDVDGAWPVMLDEFVEWLRQLRAQPTIS